A single genomic interval of Clostridium facile harbors:
- a CDS encoding response regulator transcription factor, giving the protein MEKILVIEDDQSIKDELVTLLHANGYCTVEQPPCDLALLDVNLPGESGFEICRKLRLQSDVPVIFLTARVSSEDELLGFGVGADDYIRKPYNSSVLLARISRLLKRKTNTVVSVKGLTLNLAELTVGFQGQTEELTKNETRILACLMNKELCTREEIIEDLWNNSLYIDDNTLSVNINRLREKLKRMGANEHIRTVRGVGYRL; this is encoded by the coding sequence ATGGAAAAAATCTTAGTAATAGAAGATGACCAAAGTATTAAAGATGAACTGGTTACCCTGTTACATGCCAATGGGTATTGTACAGTGGAACAACCTCCTTGTGATTTGGCGTTGCTGGATGTCAATCTGCCTGGGGAGAGCGGTTTTGAAATTTGCCGGAAACTGCGCCTGCAATCGGATGTCCCAGTGATTTTTTTGACAGCCCGGGTTTCCTCAGAAGACGAACTGCTGGGCTTTGGGGTCGGAGCGGATGATTATATCCGAAAACCCTATAATTCTTCCGTGCTTCTGGCGAGGATTTCCCGCCTGTTAAAGCGGAAAACCAATACCGTTGTATCGGTAAAAGGGCTGACCCTAAACTTGGCGGAACTGACGGTGGGGTTTCAAGGGCAAACGGAGGAGCTTACCAAAAATGAAACCCGCATTTTAGCATGTTTGATGAACAAGGAGCTTTGTACCCGGGAGGAAATCATTGAAGACCTTTGGAACAACAGCTTATATATTGACGATAACACTTTAAGTGTGAATATTAACCGCTTGCGGGAAAAACTAAAACGCATGGGAGCCAACGAACATATCCGTACCGTAAGGGGAGTGGGGTATAGATTATGA
- a CDS encoding DUF7336 domain-containing protein, which yields MFVYQLTHQRKVEYDNKEQKWIYCGKTIGYYSTRENAEKTIEKYKIIEGFIDYPDDFVIVEYEMDFDFI from the coding sequence ATGTTTGTATATCAATTAACGCATCAACGAAAAGTAGAGTACGATAATAAAGAACAAAAATGGATTTATTGTGGTAAAACAATAGGATACTATTCTACTAGAGAAAATGCAGAGAAAACGATAGAGAAATATAAAATAATTGAGGGTTTTATAGATTATCCGGATGATTTTGTGATTGTAGAATACGAAATGGATTTTGATTTTATATAG
- a CDS encoding ABC transporter ATP-binding protein, whose protein sequence is MNEILKVKNVVKYYGSGSVVTKALDGISFTVNKGEFTAIMGASGSGKSTLLNVISTIDRVSAGEIYVEDNNIAEMKENQLSAFRRDKLGFIFQEYNLLDTLTVGENITLPLNLKGVSLSKTKQALEVISKELGVYDQLDKFPYELSGGQRQRVACARAIITSPAIVLADEPTGALDSKNSRILMQTFELMNKSLNSTILVVTHDAVVGSYADRVLFLKDGNIWSEVNRGDRDRKTMYREILSVMAALGGDADVR, encoded by the coding sequence ATGAATGAAATTTTAAAAGTAAAAAACGTTGTGAAATATTATGGGAGTGGAAGCGTAGTAACCAAAGCGTTGGATGGAATTTCCTTTACCGTAAACAAAGGAGAATTCACTGCCATTATGGGGGCTTCCGGTTCGGGAAAAAGCACTTTGCTCAATGTGATTTCTACTATTGATAGGGTCAGCGCTGGGGAAATTTATGTGGAGGATAACAATATCGCAGAAATGAAAGAAAACCAGCTTTCCGCATTCCGCCGGGATAAGCTGGGTTTTATCTTCCAGGAATACAACCTGCTGGACACTTTAACGGTAGGGGAGAACATTACACTTCCTCTGAATTTAAAAGGGGTTAGCCTATCCAAAACTAAACAGGCACTGGAGGTCATCTCCAAGGAATTAGGGGTATATGACCAGTTGGATAAGTTCCCCTATGAACTATCCGGCGGACAACGCCAGCGGGTGGCCTGTGCCAGAGCGATTATTACCTCCCCGGCGATTGTACTAGCGGATGAACCAACCGGTGCGCTGGATTCAAAAAATTCCCGTATTTTAATGCAAACATTTGAGTTGATGAACAAATCCCTGAATTCTACCATCTTGGTAGTAACCCACGATGCAGTGGTTGGTTCCTATGCAGACCGTGTTTTGTTCTTAAAAGATGGGAACATTTGGAGTGAGGTCAATCGTGGTGACCGTGACCGGAAAACCATGTACCGTGAAATTCTATCGGTAATGGCAGCTCTTGGGGGTGATGCGGATGTTCGGTAA
- a CDS encoding discoidin domain-containing protein, with protein sequence MRKNYILRGISTILAMLFLCLYSIPVVAKTQEKTTGNQLELIDLSNLNTESGYLYERANANYDRLESDQYNVQKAIAGDPSWPGDMQGRIILGLVSQAKTLHQREPVTLEAMMDEMEKNLIDGAFMNSKLNPDMANEQLFSGHSWFLRAMCELYQWNGDQRALNVINNLVQKLLIEGKPAIERYPIEHLSGGGGVSGEIIGQQNGWELSTDTGCIFMMLDGATHAYEVTHNQELKQVIDVLIQKFMKADVVDLKFQTHATLSATRGLLRFYQETNDKKYLDYALQRMNEYITYGMTEAYMNYNWYQRPEWTEPCAIIDSYLVAMELFRFTEDIAWLELGQKILYNGIGAAQRSNGGFGTDSCVGVSNQTLNLHGFEATQCCTMRGGEGTTKAIRYQYMIGQDNALYALQYGNNTLKFNGITLQQMSNYPEDGNVEFSVLDCNQNTNLNLCLFVPSFVSSYQVCVDGKTVDAPVENGFIHLNLSVKKGTKISFQFDLPVVFHNTKEQNGHISGLIYSKGFVELGWFQNQQNIAEQNLPFSERTLTPIYERFHLNSTEISSTPVQIISDRFNIASSGIGISSSGNYTGINDGNRTNGWFSEPQETSNNSQWVGIGFDNICPIDIVSIYPSSSQGLPQSFTIEVSNNNKDWEVIQNVSGHNPSLPYILELEQPKQLQFIRITSSELSQMDDGKFYMAVGEVELYSSSSKVLSITSDMASISDQISINGKTPVSLPYQQLIFPGEEIQLQIIPNLNNEYTFYQWNGDIQSDKETIHITPQEHTNLIVEHAYSGIENLALGATVTSNNQMLIDPDWMPQNLTDGIYQYPNQKGANGFTSNGLSSQNVAEQPIEIQLDLGSNQQFNQIKLYPRTDCLAEDGTIASFPKDFTISIKGEQEEEFKTIYTAVDIQPEKGSPFTVLWDEIYTARYIKITTTKLGKAVFDNPTVYYLQLSEIVLNNTLNQKENYTLAVDGAKGVPVKVNNKQVTLPYTEEFKQGTKVTVEPIQDDFYSFSNWEGDIYQENPTQQIIMNTDHSLRLNVTQGTLLPHSEMTASATSETNPPDFINGPASFAIDDNPTTIWHTNYKTSGPVLPQSLTLQFQQPENIFQVVYIPRTDKDSKNGIIQKYQLEGLLQDGSWEVLSKGNWPGNNDTQSITIKPTKVTAIRLTALEAVGGYASCAELNVYVDNRMVPSGDKTVLNAVIAYAENAKVSGEYDNAIESVQKSFDTALENAKTVAANENASQEVIDQAWKTLLNEIHKLGFIAGDKESLASLIEVAKKIDLSKYVEAGQAEFTVALEAAKGVYNDGDAMQAEINEVADNLLNAMLNLRYKADKSILEEAVAQANKISASEYTAESYTVLTAAVNEAKMVLENENASQEEVDAAVQSVQAAMDQLVTVDGTVPEEMTSSTNDIATQTGQESTTPKANAAKTGDFVPIVGIATLAVAGVVLVLSRKKK encoded by the coding sequence ATGAGGAAAAATTATATTTTAAGAGGAATCAGCACTATATTAGCAATGCTTTTTTTGTGTTTATACAGTATTCCTGTTGTGGCAAAAACACAAGAAAAAACTACTGGAAATCAACTGGAATTGATTGATCTTTCTAACCTGAACACAGAATCTGGTTATTTGTATGAACGTGCAAATGCAAATTACGATCGTTTAGAAAGCGACCAATATAATGTACAAAAAGCAATTGCTGGCGATCCAAGCTGGCCAGGAGATATGCAAGGACGTATTATTTTAGGTTTAGTTAGCCAGGCAAAGACATTGCACCAACGTGAACCAGTCACGTTAGAAGCAATGATGGATGAAATGGAAAAGAATTTAATCGATGGAGCATTTATGAACTCGAAATTAAATCCAGATATGGCAAATGAACAGTTGTTTTCTGGACATAGTTGGTTTTTGCGTGCGATGTGTGAGTTGTATCAATGGAATGGAGATCAACGAGCATTAAATGTTATCAATAATTTGGTACAGAAATTATTAATTGAAGGAAAACCTGCTATTGAAAGATATCCAATTGAGCATTTAAGCGGTGGCGGAGGTGTATCTGGAGAGATTATTGGCCAACAAAACGGTTGGGAATTATCTACAGATACAGGTTGCATCTTTATGATGTTAGATGGAGCTACCCATGCATATGAAGTGACACACAACCAAGAACTAAAACAGGTAATAGATGTGTTAATTCAAAAATTTATGAAAGCGGATGTAGTCGATTTAAAATTCCAAACCCATGCAACTTTATCGGCAACGAGAGGGTTGCTACGGTTTTATCAGGAAACAAATGATAAAAAATATTTAGATTATGCACTACAACGTATGAATGAATATATTACTTATGGTATGACAGAAGCATATATGAATTATAACTGGTATCAACGCCCAGAATGGACAGAGCCATGTGCAATTATAGATTCTTATCTTGTTGCTATGGAATTATTCCGCTTTACAGAGGATATTGCTTGGTTAGAGTTAGGACAAAAAATTTTATATAATGGTATTGGTGCGGCACAACGATCCAATGGAGGTTTTGGAACAGATAGCTGCGTAGGTGTTTCTAACCAAACTTTAAATTTACACGGATTTGAGGCAACACAATGTTGCACAATGCGCGGTGGAGAAGGAACGACAAAGGCAATTCGGTATCAGTATATGATAGGGCAGGATAATGCTTTGTATGCCTTACAATATGGAAATAACACGCTAAAATTTAATGGTATTACCCTACAACAAATGAGCAATTATCCAGAAGACGGAAATGTTGAGTTTTCTGTATTAGATTGTAATCAAAATACTAATTTAAATCTTTGCTTATTTGTACCATCGTTTGTTTCATCTTATCAAGTTTGTGTAGATGGTAAAACGGTAGATGCTCCAGTAGAAAATGGATTTATCCACCTCAATTTATCTGTAAAAAAAGGTACAAAAATATCATTCCAGTTTGATTTGCCTGTTGTTTTTCACAATACAAAAGAACAAAATGGACATATTTCCGGTTTGATCTATTCAAAAGGTTTTGTAGAATTGGGATGGTTCCAAAACCAACAAAATATTGCGGAACAAAATCTACCTTTTTCTGAAAGAACATTAACACCAATCTATGAACGTTTCCACTTAAATTCAACTGAAATCAGTTCTACCCCAGTACAGATAATTTCTGACCGGTTTAATATAGCTTCATCGGGAATTGGAATTTCTTCCAGTGGAAATTATACTGGCATAAATGATGGAAATCGAACAAATGGGTGGTTCTCAGAACCTCAAGAAACCTCTAACAATTCACAATGGGTAGGTATTGGTTTTGATAACATCTGCCCAATTGATATAGTTTCTATTTATCCATCCAGCAGCCAGGGATTACCACAAAGTTTTACAATAGAAGTCTCGAATAACAATAAAGATTGGGAAGTCATTCAAAATGTTTCAGGGCACAATCCTTCTTTACCATATATTTTGGAATTAGAACAGCCAAAACAACTTCAGTTTATTCGTATAACAAGCAGTGAACTTAGCCAAATGGATGATGGAAAATTCTATATGGCAGTAGGGGAGGTAGAGTTATACAGTTCCTCTTCAAAAGTTCTTTCTATTACATCAGATATGGCATCTATTTCAGATCAAATTTCTATAAATGGTAAAACTCCTGTTTCTTTGCCTTATCAACAATTAATTTTTCCAGGAGAAGAAATTCAATTGCAAATCATTCCAAATTTAAACAATGAATATACATTTTATCAATGGAATGGAGATATTCAATCGGATAAAGAAACCATCCATATCACACCACAGGAACATACAAATTTAATCGTTGAACACGCCTACAGTGGCATTGAAAATTTAGCATTAGGTGCAACAGTAACTTCTAATAACCAAATGTTAATTGACCCAGATTGGATGCCTCAAAACCTTACAGATGGAATTTATCAATATCCGAACCAAAAAGGTGCAAATGGTTTTACAAGCAATGGCTTATCCTCTCAAAATGTTGCGGAACAACCAATAGAAATTCAGTTGGATTTAGGGTCTAACCAACAATTTAATCAGATAAAGCTTTATCCAAGAACGGATTGTTTAGCTGAAGATGGTACAATTGCATCATTCCCCAAAGATTTTACAATTTCAATTAAAGGTGAGCAAGAGGAAGAATTTAAAACAATCTATACTGCAGTTGACATACAACCAGAAAAAGGTTCCCCATTTACTGTATTGTGGGACGAAATATATACAGCTCGATATATAAAAATTACAACAACAAAACTAGGAAAAGCTGTATTTGATAATCCCACTGTGTATTACCTACAATTATCTGAAATTGTACTTAATAATACGTTAAACCAAAAAGAAAACTATACACTTGCAGTAGATGGCGCTAAAGGTGTTCCAGTAAAAGTAAACAATAAACAGGTTACCTTACCGTATACAGAAGAATTTAAACAAGGTACTAAAGTAACTGTAGAACCAATTCAAGATGATTTTTATTCTTTTTCAAATTGGGAAGGAGACATTTATCAGGAAAATCCAACACAACAAATTATTATGAATACAGATCATTCTTTGCGCTTAAATGTAACACAAGGTACATTATTACCGCATTCTGAAATGACAGCTAGTGCTACTAGTGAAACAAATCCTCCAGATTTCATTAACGGTCCAGCATCTTTTGCAATTGATGATAACCCTACTACAATTTGGCATACCAACTATAAAACAAGTGGTCCAGTTTTGCCACAAAGTTTAACCTTACAGTTCCAACAGCCAGAAAATATTTTCCAAGTTGTTTATATACCACGTACTGATAAGGATAGTAAAAATGGTATTATTCAAAAATATCAGTTAGAAGGATTGTTACAGGATGGAAGTTGGGAAGTATTATCAAAAGGAAATTGGCCAGGCAATAATGATACCCAATCGATTACAATAAAACCAACAAAAGTAACAGCGATTCGTTTAACAGCGTTAGAAGCAGTAGGTGGATATGCAAGTTGTGCGGAATTAAATGTTTATGTGGATAATCGTATGGTTCCATCTGGGGACAAAACAGTTTTGAATGCTGTTATTGCTTATGCAGAAAATGCCAAAGTAAGCGGGGAATATGATAATGCCATTGAAAGCGTACAAAAATCCTTTGATACAGCACTGGAAAATGCCAAAACAGTAGCAGCAAATGAAAATGCAAGTCAAGAAGTAATTGATCAAGCATGGAAAACATTGCTGAATGAAATTCATAAATTAGGGTTTATAGCTGGGGATAAAGAAAGTTTAGCTAGTTTAATTGAAGTAGCGAAAAAAATTGACCTGAGTAAATATGTAGAAGCAGGTCAAGCAGAATTCACCGTAGCATTGGAAGCAGCCAAAGGTGTATACAATGACGGAGACGCCATGCAGGCGGAAATCAATGAAGTAGCGGATAATCTGTTAAACGCAATGTTAAACCTGAGATATAAAGCGGATAAGTCCATCTTGGAAGAAGCGGTTGCACAGGCAAATAAGATTAGTGCATCTGAATATACAGCAGAAAGTTATACAGTACTGACAGCAGCAGTAAATGAAGCAAAAATGGTACTGGAAAATGAAAACGCAAGTCAGGAAGAAGTAGACGCAGCAGTACAATCTGTGCAGGCTGCAATGGATCAGTTAGTAACAGTAGATGGAACTGTTCCAGAAGAAATGACTTCATCCACGAATGATATAGCTACTCAAACTGGACAGGAATCTACCACACCAAAAGCAAATGCAGCCAAAACAGGCGATTTTGTACCAATTGTTGGAATCGCAACATTGGCAGTTGCAGGAGTTGTACTGGTTCTCTCCCGTAAGAAAAAATAA
- a CDS encoding HAD family hydrolase encodes MKLDQYFLATDMDGTLLTSQKTISQRDREAIKHWKELGGEFTIATGRSMLSAKRYVETLDITMPVILFNGGMVYDYQQQKVLWNACLSQRYMDVVKQVKQKYPQVGIEVLGAETTYIFHPNDIVIDHVNREKLEYQMVEEQELPKEAIKVLFGVPEDLMEEFASHMYQLEETELVFVKTHTVYFEMLPEGINKGVGLEHLSHTSQAEGKLSIAVGDFFNDMEMLQKAHLGVAVGNALPEVKQIADLVVCTNEEGAIADTMEYVINNQDNEK; translated from the coding sequence ATGAAGTTAGACCAATATTTTTTAGCAACGGATATGGATGGCACTTTGTTAACCAGCCAGAAAACCATCTCCCAGCGTGATCGTGAGGCAATCAAACATTGGAAAGAGCTTGGCGGGGAATTTACCATTGCCACCGGACGGTCTATGCTGTCTGCGAAACGGTATGTGGAAACCCTGGATATCACCATGCCGGTCATCCTGTTTAACGGTGGGATGGTATATGACTACCAGCAGCAAAAAGTCCTATGGAACGCCTGCTTATCCCAACGTTATATGGATGTAGTCAAACAGGTAAAGCAGAAGTATCCCCAGGTGGGAATTGAGGTGCTGGGGGCGGAAACTACATATATCTTCCATCCCAATGATATTGTGATTGACCACGTCAATCGGGAAAAGTTGGAGTATCAGATGGTAGAGGAACAAGAGCTTCCCAAAGAGGCAATCAAAGTCCTATTTGGCGTGCCGGAAGATTTGATGGAAGAGTTTGCCTCCCATATGTACCAGTTAGAAGAAACTGAATTGGTATTTGTAAAAACCCACACTGTGTATTTTGAGATGTTGCCCGAAGGGATTAATAAAGGGGTAGGGTTGGAACACCTTTCCCATACATCCCAGGCAGAAGGAAAACTCTCGATTGCGGTAGGGGACTTTTTCAACGATATGGAAATGCTGCAAAAAGCCCATTTGGGTGTAGCGGTGGGCAATGCGTTGCCAGAAGTAAAACAGATTGCCGACTTAGTGGTTTGCACCAATGAGGAAGGGGCAATCGCAGATACAATGGAATACGTCATCAACAATCAAGACAACGAAAAATGA
- a CDS encoding DUF368 domain-containing protein — translation MLKWIKNMLSGLVIGVANIIPGVSGGTMMVILNMFDKIIGAVSDFRKDIKGNIIFLFQILLGAAVGIILFSKLITYMLENHLVVTNFFFIGLILGSVPLVFRNAFPKEQLKDGKKSVKISSVIWFVLALALLVVISFTKTSETTTNIQTVTVTFPMLLQLFFGGIIAAIAMIIPGVSGSFVMVLLGIYPLVSGTAAALFPINVSLWMSTLIPIGAAAGLGIIIGLIVGAKLINLVLKRFTQQTYFGILGLLFGSLFCIYPGFLWNVEGVVAILVGLFGFALAFFSSSEKLKQYFEKKNQNA, via the coding sequence ATGTTAAAATGGATTAAAAATATGTTATCAGGCTTAGTCATTGGTGTTGCCAATATCATCCCAGGGGTAAGCGGCGGTACTATGATGGTTATTTTAAATATGTTTGATAAAATTATTGGCGCGGTCAGTGATTTTAGAAAAGATATAAAAGGGAATATTATTTTCCTGTTCCAAATTTTGTTGGGTGCCGCTGTTGGTATCATCCTGTTTAGTAAATTAATCACCTATATGTTGGAAAACCATCTGGTTGTAACCAACTTCTTCTTTATCGGCTTGATTTTGGGAAGTGTGCCATTGGTATTCCGCAATGCGTTCCCAAAAGAACAACTGAAAGATGGAAAAAAATCCGTTAAAATCAGTTCTGTTATCTGGTTTGTGCTTGCTTTAGCGCTGTTGGTTGTGATTTCCTTTACCAAAACTTCCGAAACCACGACCAATATCCAAACAGTAACTGTTACTTTCCCAATGCTGTTGCAGCTGTTCTTTGGTGGCATTATTGCGGCGATTGCGATGATTATTCCAGGGGTAAGCGGTTCGTTTGTTATGGTGCTGTTGGGTATCTATCCATTGGTGTCCGGTACTGCTGCTGCATTGTTCCCAATAAACGTTTCCCTTTGGATGAGTACCTTAATTCCAATTGGTGCTGCCGCCGGCCTTGGTATTATCATTGGCTTGATTGTTGGTGCAAAACTCATTAACCTGGTCTTGAAACGGTTTACCCAGCAGACCTATTTTGGCATTTTAGGGCTGCTGTTTGGCTCCCTGTTCTGCATCTATCCAGGATTCCTCTGGAACGTGGAAGGCGTCGTGGCAATTTTGGTTGGTTTGTTTGGATTTGCCCTGGCGTTCTTCTCCAGCAGTGAAAAATTAAAACAATACTTTGAAAAGAAAAACCAAAACGCGTAA
- a CDS encoding ABC transporter permease has protein sequence MFGKLAFRNVKRQVGNYLIYFITVSITVALMFAVNNVIFNKQLMAFAESMQELKSGLISITIFVSIIVAFVLGYATSFMLKLRKREFGTYLTLGMTRKNILSIFILETMILCVAAILAGILLGVFIYQGLMALITNLMEMEFSFASYSASGLLLTIALVVTVFLLSSITSSLYLNRVSVYHLLHGDRMVEKKVKHPMFWMAIAVLSGIAIVGCCVVFYQTVLNMFQNTDSDQAGFLIFSCFVTLGVALIIFHIGVSKSIVNLLLKNEKFRNRRTNTFILRQLSGKLSTNAVMAGFLSFLIAFAIIGSNVSFMQKTSEKLTLDKNYPFDITANLDPKDPSPISMEQAEQTIQNYSEIERKIPYRYYASQDNTLYRQTKWSGEGYEGLNDTFITESDFNQLCEALGIPTVTLNGTYKIIADIPQVQAYDFSSTQLDLNGKTYCYGGILTDVPMFSYYYFTAIVPDEAVQGLDVELDCMAYDLKQDRYDAEALRQELSYQTTSRNGQYLIERCDYDLKEYGRIQRNSNTAIFIVGALYISIVFVFLAMAILALKTLSSLSDDRQKYRILFRLGTGEQEQNRTLFYQIFCFFLLPFVVPVLLSVPTAQICTKIMEMSGYAGNVSEVVTTTTAIAFVVVAIYVLYFIATYLIAKRNIVHHQQ, from the coding sequence ATGTTCGGTAAATTGGCTTTTCGGAACGTAAAACGCCAGGTTGGAAACTATCTTATCTATTTTATAACGGTTTCCATTACTGTGGCATTAATGTTCGCAGTAAACAATGTTATTTTTAACAAGCAGCTTATGGCTTTTGCGGAGTCCATGCAGGAGCTAAAAAGTGGATTAATCAGCATTACCATATTTGTCTCGATTATTGTGGCGTTTGTATTGGGTTACGCTACTTCCTTTATGTTAAAACTGAGAAAGCGAGAGTTTGGAACCTATCTTACCCTGGGGATGACCCGGAAAAACATCCTTTCAATTTTTATCTTGGAAACCATGATTTTATGTGTAGCTGCCATTTTGGCGGGAATCCTGTTGGGAGTTTTTATCTACCAGGGATTGATGGCGTTGATTACCAACCTGATGGAGATGGAATTTTCATTCGCCTCCTACTCCGCCAGCGGGCTTTTGCTGACAATTGCTTTAGTGGTAACGGTATTTTTGTTGTCCTCTATTACTTCTTCTTTGTATCTCAACCGGGTAAGCGTGTACCATTTGTTGCATGGAGACCGGATGGTAGAAAAAAAGGTAAAACACCCTATGTTTTGGATGGCTATCGCTGTATTATCCGGCATTGCCATTGTGGGTTGCTGTGTAGTATTTTATCAAACTGTCCTCAATATGTTCCAAAATACCGATTCGGATCAAGCTGGATTTCTCATTTTTTCTTGTTTCGTTACACTAGGTGTTGCTTTAATTATCTTCCATATTGGGGTTTCCAAAAGCATTGTCAATCTATTATTAAAAAATGAAAAATTCCGCAATCGCAGAACCAATACTTTTATCCTAAGGCAACTTTCCGGAAAATTAAGCACCAACGCGGTGATGGCGGGGTTTCTGTCGTTTTTGATTGCGTTTGCCATTATTGGTTCCAATGTATCATTTATGCAGAAAACTAGTGAGAAGCTGACGCTGGATAAAAATTATCCGTTTGATATTACAGCCAACCTGGATCCAAAAGACCCAAGCCCAATTAGTATGGAGCAGGCGGAACAGACCATCCAGAATTATTCGGAGATTGAACGCAAAATTCCATATCGGTATTACGCTTCCCAAGACAATACTCTATATCGCCAAACCAAATGGTCTGGGGAAGGATATGAAGGGTTAAATGATACCTTTATTACCGAAAGCGATTTTAATCAGCTTTGTGAGGCATTGGGAATTCCCACTGTTACCTTAAATGGGACCTATAAAATTATAGCGGATATCCCACAAGTGCAGGCTTACGATTTTTCCTCCACCCAGTTGGATTTAAACGGTAAAACCTATTGTTATGGTGGAATTTTAACCGATGTTCCAATGTTTTCCTACTATTATTTCACAGCGATTGTGCCGGATGAAGCAGTACAGGGGTTAGACGTGGAATTGGATTGTATGGCGTATGATTTGAAGCAAGACCGCTATGATGCCGAAGCATTGCGCCAGGAGCTCAGCTATCAAACCACCAGCAGGAATGGGCAATATTTGATTGAACGCTGTGATTATGATTTAAAAGAGTATGGCAGAATCCAACGCAATAGTAATACCGCTATTTTTATAGTAGGTGCTTTGTATATTTCCATTGTATTTGTATTTTTGGCAATGGCGATTTTAGCGCTAAAAACACTCTCCAGTTTGTCGGATGACCGACAAAAATATCGGATTTTATTCCGGCTGGGAACAGGGGAACAGGAACAGAACAGGACGTTGTTCTACCAGATTTTCTGCTTTTTCCTGTTGCCGTTTGTAGTCCCAGTTTTGTTGAGCGTTCCAACTGCGCAAATCTGCACCAAAATTATGGAGATGTCGGGATATGCGGGGAATGTAAGCGAAGTTGTAACAACGACAACGGCAATTGCGTTCGTAGTGGTAGCCATTTATGTTCTGTATTTTATCGCTACCTATCTTATTGCCAAACGGAATATTGTCCATCATCAACAATAG
- a CDS encoding sensor histidine kinase, with amino-acid sequence MKFREFFRSKAITLCFLGIGGIIITVFLLYSKVSLGLIGIAIGFLALLVICWLVCNYLVERSKLNHLFQLQQQLTEPYLLGELLPLPNNLVERQYYEVMKIISRSAIGIVEQSVREKEEYCDYVESWIHEIKTPLTACSLILANDADPRKLKRELKRADNLTESILYYARMRSVERDNQIQRFQVAPVINEAVKSQMELLIAANVSIDVSGDFMVYSDQKPLCFILKQLLINSAKYSPGCHIVITAENGTITVEDNGIGIPKHELGRVTERGFTGTNGRRLGGSTGMGLYLVKELCNQLEISLEIQSEPSKYTRISFTFPNLTKM; translated from the coding sequence ATGAAATTTCGTGAATTTTTCCGTTCCAAAGCAATTACCCTCTGCTTTTTAGGAATTGGTGGAATCATAATAACGGTATTTTTACTTTATAGTAAAGTATCATTAGGATTAATTGGGATTGCCATTGGATTTTTGGCACTGCTGGTAATCTGTTGGCTGGTGTGCAATTATCTCGTAGAGCGTTCCAAACTCAACCATCTATTTCAGCTGCAACAGCAACTGACTGAACCTTATTTGTTGGGGGAATTGCTGCCGTTGCCAAATAACCTGGTAGAACGGCAATATTATGAGGTAATGAAAATCATTTCCCGTTCCGCCATTGGCATTGTGGAACAATCGGTACGGGAAAAAGAAGAGTATTGCGATTATGTGGAAAGTTGGATTCACGAAATTAAAACTCCATTGACTGCCTGCTCCCTCATTTTAGCCAATGATGCAGACCCTAGAAAATTAAAACGGGAATTAAAACGGGCGGACAACCTGACCGAGAGCATTTTGTACTACGCACGGATGCGTTCGGTGGAACGGGATAACCAAATCCAGCGGTTCCAGGTTGCCCCTGTCATCAATGAGGCGGTAAAAAGCCAGATGGAACTGCTGATTGCCGCCAATGTCAGCATTGATGTTTCGGGTGATTTTATGGTGTATTCGGATCAAAAACCCCTTTGTTTTATTTTAAAGCAGCTATTGATTAACAGCGCCAAATACAGCCCGGGCTGCCACATTGTAATTACAGCAGAAAATGGGACGATTACTGTGGAGGACAATGGGATTGGGATTCCAAAACACGAATTAGGCAGGGTAACAGAGCGGGGTTTTACTGGAACCAATGGCAGAAGACTGGGTGGAAGTACAGGGATGGGGTTGTACTTGGTCAAAGAACTGTGCAACCAATTGGAAATTTCCCTGGAAATCCAGTCCGAACCATCCAAATATACCCGTATTTCCTTTACTTTTCCCAACCTTACAAAAATGTAA